A window of the Arachis duranensis cultivar V14167 chromosome 5, aradu.V14167.gnm2.J7QH, whole genome shotgun sequence genome harbors these coding sequences:
- the LOC107487435 gene encoding serine/threonine-protein kinase STY17 — translation MVIENDIESCGSRAVQSSSSHAHPRHHRQKLEVYNEVLRRIQDSNSDEANVPGFDDQLWLHFNRLPARYALDVNVERAEDVLAHQRLLKLAEDPANRPAFQVRLVQVYPFGGANNVDSMHSDPSEKEDAQSSLNHSFKQGVHPPPTFGSSSNLEALALQNVEHGGSPMGVMPYIQRPMHEITFSTVDKPKLLSQLTSILGELGLNIQEAHAFSTSDGFSLDVFVVEGWPNEETEELKGVLEREILKVKGILSGASEHYQARMEPSPHCIEIPSDGADVWEIDPNQLKYENKVGSGSFGDLYRGTYCSQDVAIKVLKPERISTDMLREFAQEVYIMRKIRHKNVVQFIGACTRPPNLCIVTEFMSRGSLYDFLHKQRGVFKLPSLLKVAIDVSKGMNYLHQNNIIHRDLKTANLLMDENEVVKVADFGVARVQTQSGVMTAETGTYRWMAPEVIEHKPYDQKADVFSFGIALWELLTGELPYSYLTPLQAAVGVVQKGLRPTIPKNTHPRLSELLQRCWQQDPLLRPDFSEIKEILQQIAKEVNEDKDRHKEKSSHSHGFLSSLRRGHN, via the exons ATGGTGATTGAGAACGACATTGAGAGCTGTGGGAGCAGGGCGGTGCAGTCCTCGTCGTCTCACGCGCATCCACGTCATCACCGCCAGAAGCTAGAGGTCTACAATGAGGTCCTCCGCCGTATTCAGGACTCAAATTCCGACGAAGCTAACGTCCCTGGCTTCGACGATCAACTCTGGCTTcacttcaatcgtcttcctgcTAG GTATGCTTTGGATGTGAACGTGGAGAGGGCAGAGGACGTTCTTGCTCATCAGAGATTACTCAAGCTCGCTGAGGACCCCGCTAATCGACCAGCATTTCAAGTTCGCCTAGTACAG GTATATCCTTTTGGTGGTGCCAATAATGTTGATTCCATGCACTCAGATCCTTCTGAGAAAGAAGATGCACAAAGTTCTCTTAACCATTCATTTAAGCAGGG AGTTCATCCCCCGCCTACTTTTGGTTCATCCTCTAATCTTGAAGCTCTTGCACTTCAAAATGTTGAACATGGGGGCAGTCCGATGGGTGTGATGCCATATATTCAGCG GCCCATGCACGAGATCACTTTTTCAACAGTTGACAAGCCTAAACTGCTTAGTCAG TTAACCTCAATTCTTGGTGAGCTTGGACTGAACATTCAGGAAGCTCATGCCTTTTCAACCTCTGATGGGTTTTCTCTGGATGTCTTTGTTGTTGAGGGATGGCCTAATGAG GAAACTGAGGAGCTTAAAGGTGTTCTGGAAAGGGAAATTTTGAAGGTTAAG GGCATACTTTCTGGTGCCAGTGAACATTACCAAGCAAGGATGGAACCATCCCCACATTGCATAGAAATACCATCGGATGGAGCTGATGTATGGGAAATTGATCCCAACCAGCTCAAATATGAAAACAAAGTGGGCTCTGGATCATTTGGTGACTT GTACAGGGGTACATATTGCAGTCAGGATGTGGCTATCAAAGTTCTTAAGCCTGAACGCATAAGTACAGATATGTTGAGGGAGTTTGCACAGGAAGTTTATATCATGAG GAAAATTCGACACAAAAATGTTGTTCAGTTCATCGGCGCATGTACTCGGCCACCAAATCTTTGCATAGTTACGG AGTTTATGTCTAGAGGAAGCTTATATGACTTTCTGCACAAACAAAGGGGTGTATTTAAGCTCCCATCTTTACTAAAAGTAGCGATTGATGTTTCCAAGGGAATGAACTATTTGcaccaaaataatataattcacaGAGATCTCAAGACTGCCAATCTTCTGATGGATGAAAATGAA GTGGTCAAGGTTGCTGATTTTGGGGTTGCAAGAGTGCAAACTCAATCGGGAGTGATGACTGCCGAAACTGGAACATACCGCTGGATGGCTCCTGAG GTCATTGAACACAAACCATATGACCAGAAGGCAGATGTTTTTAGTTTTGGAATAGCTCTTTGGGAGCTTTTAACGGGAGAA CTACCATACTCTTACTTGACCCCATTGCAAGCAGCAGTTGGTGTGGTGCAGAAG GGCCTACGGCCTACAATCCCCAAAAATACACATCCAAGACTTTCTGAATTGCTCCAGCGGTGCTGGCAGCAAGATCCATTGCTGAGACCGGATTTCtctgaaattaaagaaattctTCAGCAGATAGCAAAAgag GTCAATGAAGATAAAGATCGACACAAAGAAAAGTCATCCCATTCCCACGGCTTTCTCTCATCACTAAGACGTGGCCATAACTGA
- the LOC107487301 gene encoding uncharacterized mitochondrial protein AtMg00810-like, whose product MGPLHYFLEIQVTKTSDEGLLMTQSKYVQDLLLKAGMSGCKPCHTPLPSTLKIQATRGAQFANPHMYRSVMGSLQYLTITRLELAYSVNKVAQFMPHPLEAH is encoded by the coding sequence ATGGGTCCTTTACATTATTTTCTGGAAATTCAGGTCACTAAAACCAGTGATGAAGGACTGCTCATGACACAGAGCAAATATGTCCAAGACCTGCTGCTCAAAGCAGGGATGTCAGGGTGCAAACCATGCCATACACCCTTGCCTTCCACCTTGAAGATTCAGGCCACAAGGGGAGCTCAGTTTGCAAACCCTCATATGTATCGCTCAGTGATGGGGAGTCTGCAATACCTCACCATTACCAGACTTGAACTAGCATACAGTGTGAACAAAGTAGCACAATTTATGCCACATCCACTAGAGGCACATTGA